In the genome of Kitasatospora cathayae, one region contains:
- a CDS encoding TerB family tellurite resistance protein, with the protein MTRLCGVRPRWRTDVLGDFFCPGCGGDRNYRRQHGRRWLRLLGTPVLPLGPVIGSVQCTSCHGRYGVEALEQPTSVRLGAMLRDAQYTIALALLAAGGTAHRAAREAACAAVREAGFEDCGEAQVLAALAALSGLGGELHDAHGMAGGLAVELHAALEPLAPHLAQQGRERLLLQGAAIALADGRYLPQEREVLAAVGSCLDLPKGQVPALLEAATRAPYENL; encoded by the coding sequence GTGACCAGGTTGTGTGGTGTTCGCCCGAGGTGGCGGACCGACGTTCTCGGTGACTTCTTCTGCCCGGGCTGCGGCGGCGACCGCAACTACCGTCGGCAGCACGGCCGGCGGTGGCTGCGGCTGCTGGGGACGCCCGTCCTCCCGCTCGGACCGGTGATCGGCAGCGTGCAGTGCACCAGCTGCCACGGGCGCTACGGCGTCGAAGCCCTGGAGCAGCCCACCAGTGTGCGCCTCGGCGCGATGCTGCGGGACGCCCAGTACACCATCGCGCTGGCCCTGCTCGCGGCCGGCGGCACCGCCCACCGGGCGGCCCGCGAGGCGGCCTGCGCGGCGGTGCGCGAGGCCGGGTTCGAGGACTGCGGCGAGGCCCAGGTGCTGGCCGCGCTCGCCGCGCTGTCCGGGCTCGGCGGCGAGCTCCACGACGCCCACGGGATGGCCGGGGGCCTGGCCGTGGAGCTGCACGCGGCGCTCGAACCGCTGGCCCCGCACCTGGCCCAGCAGGGCAGGGAGCGGCTGTTGCTGCAGGGCGCCGCGATCGCCCTGGCCGACGGGCGCTACCTGCCGCAGGAGCGCGAGGTGCTGGCCGCGGTCGGGAGTTGTCTGGACCTGCCGAAGGGCCAGGTGCCGGCGCTGCTGGAGGCGGCGACCCGGGCGCCGTACGAGAACCTGTAA